A section of the Citrobacter farmeri genome encodes:
- the uspE gene encoding universal stress protein UspE codes for MAMYQNMLVVIDPNQDDQPALRRAVYLHQRIGGKIKAFLPIYDFSYEMTTLLSPDERTAMRQGVISQRTAWIREQAKYYIEAGVPVEIKVVWHNRPFEAIIQEVISAGHDLVLKMAHQHDRLEAVIFTPTDWHLLRKCPSPVWMVKDQPWPEGGKALVAVNLASEEPYHNALNEKLVKETLQLAEQVNHTEVHLVGAYPVTPINIAIELPEFDPSVYNDAIRGQHLLAMKALRQKFSIDEKVTHVEKGLPEEVIPDLAEHLQAGIVVLGTVGRTGISAAFLGNTAEQVIDHLRCDLLVIKPDQYQTPVELDDDEDD; via the coding sequence ATGGCTATGTATCAAAACATGCTGGTGGTTATCGATCCGAATCAGGACGATCAACCTGCGTTACGGCGTGCGGTTTATTTGCATCAACGGATTGGTGGCAAAATTAAAGCCTTTTTGCCGATCTATGACTTTTCCTACGAAATGACCACCCTGCTGTCGCCTGATGAGCGCACCGCCATGCGTCAGGGCGTCATTAGTCAACGGACGGCCTGGATACGCGAACAAGCAAAATACTACATCGAAGCAGGCGTTCCTGTTGAAATTAAAGTGGTCTGGCACAACCGTCCTTTTGAAGCCATTATCCAGGAAGTGATCAGCGCCGGGCACGATCTGGTGCTGAAGATGGCGCATCAGCATGACAGGCTGGAAGCGGTGATCTTCACCCCGACCGACTGGCATCTGCTGCGTAAATGCCCAAGCCCGGTGTGGATGGTGAAAGACCAACCCTGGCCGGAAGGCGGTAAAGCGCTGGTGGCAGTAAACCTTGCCAGCGAAGAGCCTTACCACAATGCGCTGAATGAAAAGCTGGTGAAAGAGACGCTGCAACTCGCCGAGCAGGTCAACCATACAGAGGTGCATCTGGTCGGCGCCTACCCCGTCACCCCTATCAATATCGCCATCGAGCTGCCGGAATTTGATCCCAGCGTCTATAACGATGCCATTCGTGGTCAGCACCTGCTGGCAATGAAAGCGCTGCGGCAAAAATTCAGCATCGACGAGAAAGTCACCCATGTCGAAAAAGGATTGCCGGAAGAAGTGATCCCCGATTTAGCGGAGCATCTGCAGGCAGGGATTGTGGTTCTGGGGACGGTAGGCCGGACCGGGATTTCCGCCGCGTTCCTGGGCAACACGGCGGAACAGGTCATCGATCACCTGCGATGTGACCTGCTGGTCATCAAACCCGATCAGTACCAGACGCCTGTTGAACTCGACGACGATGAAGACGATTAA
- a CDS encoding DeoR/GlpR family DNA-binding transcription regulator has protein sequence MLDYAAFPEQRQALIQQILQENGRVVCSDLASRLNVSEHTIRRDLHELSKEGICKKVYGGAVMMLPEAGDYSVRKAKKPDQKSNIAQKCARLVKSGSCIFIDTGTTNLAMAEALPAELSLTVVTNSPEIAAVLLKKPLYDVIMLGGQLQRSSGGCVGASAIAQVQGMLFDQGFIGGCAMAPESGLTGFDYADCEFKRAVLQQCNETIVALTADKIPAVARYVVARSSEIDVIVVEANISKEYCEAFREHDIRIYTV, from the coding sequence ATGCTCGATTATGCAGCTTTCCCGGAACAACGACAAGCCCTGATTCAGCAGATCCTGCAAGAGAATGGGCGCGTGGTATGCAGTGACCTCGCTTCCCGACTGAACGTGTCGGAGCACACCATACGCCGCGATCTTCACGAACTCAGTAAGGAAGGAATTTGCAAAAAAGTCTATGGAGGCGCGGTGATGATGCTGCCAGAGGCGGGTGACTATTCAGTGCGAAAAGCGAAGAAACCCGATCAAAAGAGCAACATCGCGCAAAAATGCGCACGACTGGTCAAATCAGGCAGCTGTATTTTTATCGACACCGGCACGACCAACCTGGCGATGGCGGAGGCTCTCCCGGCAGAACTCTCTCTGACCGTGGTCACCAACTCACCGGAAATTGCCGCCGTACTGCTGAAAAAGCCGTTGTACGACGTCATCATGCTCGGAGGCCAGTTGCAGCGTTCTTCCGGCGGTTGCGTCGGCGCATCGGCGATCGCGCAGGTTCAGGGTATGTTATTCGACCAGGGCTTTATCGGCGGCTGTGCGATGGCGCCAGAATCCGGTCTGACCGGGTTCGATTATGCCGACTGTGAATTTAAGCGTGCGGTGCTCCAACAGTGCAATGAAACCATTGTGGCGCTGACGGCGGACAAAATCCCGGCGGTGGCTCGCTATGTTGTCGCCCGAAGCAGTGAAATCGACGTCATTGTGGTTGAGGCGAACATTAGCAAAGAATACTGCGAGGCGTTTCGCGAACATGACATTCGCATTTACACGGTGTAA
- a CDS encoding mechanosensitive ion channel family protein — translation MFTDLFVKNIFNVTVILSSLFSLILMNFLFRHGNKKKKGFILHVTQFLIYTLIISTLGSVANTVIAHYHISAISSSFVDFICTSLIALILTLKLFLLINQFEKSQINKGRDVTRARILSRIIKITLVIVIVLLYGEHFGMSLSGLLTFGGIGGIAVGMAGKDILSNFFSGIMLYFDRPFSIGDWVRSPDRNIEGTVAEIGWRMTKITTFDHRPLYVPNSVFSSISVENPGRMSNRRINTVVGLRYEDASKIGAIVTEIRQMLQTHADIDQQQTLLVYFNGFGDSSLNIMVYCFTRTTVWEEWLAVQQQVYLNIIDIVQNHGADFAFPSQTLYIDNSSQS, via the coding sequence ATGTTTACTGACCTGTTCGTAAAAAATATTTTCAATGTGACAGTTATTTTAAGTAGTCTCTTCAGCTTAATTCTGATGAACTTTTTGTTTCGCCACGGCAATAAAAAGAAGAAAGGATTTATTCTGCATGTCACCCAGTTCCTTATTTACACTCTGATCATTAGCACATTGGGTAGCGTCGCTAACACGGTCATTGCGCATTATCATATCAGCGCGATCTCATCCAGCTTTGTTGACTTTATCTGTACGTCGCTCATTGCGCTGATTCTGACCCTGAAACTGTTTCTGCTCATTAACCAGTTTGAAAAATCGCAAATTAATAAAGGTCGGGATGTTACCCGTGCGCGTATTTTATCGCGGATTATCAAGATCACGCTCGTTATTGTTATTGTTTTGCTTTATGGCGAACACTTCGGTATGAGTCTGTCGGGTTTACTCACCTTTGGCGGAATTGGCGGTATCGCGGTCGGGATGGCCGGGAAAGATATTCTGAGTAATTTCTTTTCAGGTATTATGCTCTATTTTGATCGCCCGTTCAGTATCGGGGATTGGGTCCGTTCTCCGGATCGCAATATTGAAGGCACCGTGGCGGAAATTGGCTGGCGGATGACCAAAATTACCACTTTCGATCATCGTCCGCTATACGTCCCTAACTCCGTGTTTTCTTCGATTAGCGTTGAAAATCCAGGCCGCATGAGCAACCGCCGAATCAACACGGTCGTCGGGCTACGTTACGAAGATGCCAGCAAAATCGGTGCTATTGTCACTGAAATAAGGCAGATGCTACAAACCCATGCCGATATCGATCAACAACAAACGCTACTGGTTTATTTCAATGGCTTTGGCGACTCCTCGTTAAATATTATGGTGTATTGCTTTACCCGCACGACGGTCTGGGAAGAGTGGCTGGCCGTACAGCAACAGGTTTATCTTAATATTATTGATATTGTCCAGAATCACGGCGCGGATTTCGCCTTCCCAAGCCAGACGCTGTATATCGATAATAGCAGTCAGAGTTAA
- a CDS encoding DUF2534 family protein, which produces MMMEKLKTAKGKKFLLCLLGVFIIAASVVTRATIGGVIEQYDIPLSDWTTSMYIIQSSMIFVYSLVFTVLLAIPLGIYFLGGEDKR; this is translated from the coding sequence ATGATGATGGAAAAGCTAAAGACGGCGAAGGGCAAAAAGTTTCTGCTGTGCCTGCTGGGGGTGTTTATCATTGCCGCATCGGTTGTCACGCGCGCCACGATTGGCGGGGTGATTGAACAGTATGATATTCCGCTTTCTGACTGGACGACGTCGATGTATATCATTCAATCATCAATGATTTTTGTCTATAGTCTGGTTTTCACCGTGCTGCTGGCCATCCCGTTGGGGATTTATTTTCTCGGTGGCGAGGACAAACGCTAA
- a CDS encoding VOC family protein has product MKIAHMALWTTELEAQARFWTDFFDGTRNEKYSSKNNPGFESYFVRIGDDIAIELMTKPALRALRPDNQTTGWVHLAIAVGSAKKVDALAQKARVQGILVSPPRTTGDGYYEAVIKDPDGNYIEIVE; this is encoded by the coding sequence ATGAAAATCGCACACATGGCGCTATGGACCACAGAGCTGGAGGCGCAGGCACGTTTCTGGACGGATTTTTTTGATGGTACGCGCAATGAGAAATACAGCAGCAAGAACAATCCCGGATTCGAGTCTTACTTTGTGCGCATTGGGGATGATATTGCGATTGAACTGATGACGAAACCCGCCCTGCGTGCTCTGCGTCCGGATAACCAAACGACCGGCTGGGTACATCTGGCTATCGCAGTTGGCAGCGCTAAAAAAGTCGATGCGCTGGCACAAAAGGCACGGGTGCAGGGGATTCTGGTTTCACCGCCGCGTACTACCGGGGACGGGTATTATGAAGCGGTCATTAAAGACCCGGACGGAAATTACATCGAAATCGTTGAATGA
- a CDS encoding peptide ABC transporter substrate-binding protein translates to MKHSVSVTCCALLVSSISLSYAADVPGTAVLAEKQELVRHIKDEPATLDPAKAVGLPEIQVIRDLFEGLVNQNEKGEIVPGVATQWKSNDNRIWTFTLRDNARWSDGTPVTAQDFVYSWQRLVDPKTLSPFAWFAALAGVNNAQAIIDGKVTPDKLGVTAIDTRTLRVQLDKPLPWFANLTASFAFYPVQKANVASGKDWTKPGNLIGNGAYVLQDRVVNEKLVVVPNTHYWDNGKTVLQKVTFLPINQESSATKRYLAGDIDITESFPKNMYQKLLKDIPGQVYTPPQLGTYYYAFNTQKGPTADSRVRLALSMTIDRRIMAEKVLGTGEKPAWHFTPDVTAGFTPEPSPFEQMSQEELNAQAKTLLRAAGYGPQKPLNLTLLYNTSENHQKIAIAVASMWKKNLGVDVKLQNQEWKTYIDSRNTGNFDVIRASWVGDYNEPSTFLSLLTSTHSGNISRFNDPAYDKVITQATMENTDKARNADYNAAEKILMEQAPIAPIYQYTNGRLIKPWLKGYPIMNPEDVAYSRTMYIIKH, encoded by the coding sequence ATGAAGCACTCTGTTTCAGTAACCTGTTGTGCGCTGTTGGTTAGCAGCATTTCTCTGTCATATGCTGCGGATGTTCCCGGCACGGCGGTACTGGCGGAGAAGCAGGAGCTGGTTCGCCATATAAAAGATGAACCCGCGACGCTGGATCCGGCAAAAGCAGTCGGGTTGCCGGAAATTCAGGTTATTCGCGACCTGTTCGAAGGACTGGTTAACCAGAACGAGAAGGGTGAAATTGTGCCTGGCGTCGCCACGCAGTGGAAAAGTAACGACAATCGGATCTGGACGTTTACGCTGCGGGATAATGCACGCTGGTCTGATGGCACGCCGGTAACCGCGCAGGATTTTGTCTATAGCTGGCAACGGCTGGTGGATCCGAAAACGCTGTCGCCTTTTGCCTGGTTTGCCGCGCTGGCAGGGGTGAATAATGCCCAGGCGATTATTGATGGCAAAGTAACGCCCGATAAGCTCGGCGTGACCGCCATTGACACCCGAACCCTGAGAGTGCAACTGGATAAACCGCTGCCGTGGTTTGCTAATCTTACCGCCAGCTTTGCGTTTTATCCGGTGCAAAAAGCCAACGTGGCAAGCGGTAAAGACTGGACCAAACCGGGCAATCTGATTGGTAACGGCGCCTATGTGTTACAGGATCGCGTAGTGAATGAAAAGCTGGTGGTGGTGCCGAATACCCATTACTGGGATAACGGAAAAACGGTACTGCAAAAAGTGACTTTCCTGCCAATCAATCAGGAGTCCTCCGCCACCAAACGTTACCTGGCGGGGGATATCGACATTACCGAGTCGTTCCCGAAAAATATGTACCAGAAGCTGTTAAAGGACATCCCCGGACAGGTTTATACGCCACCTCAATTGGGAACCTATTACTACGCCTTTAACACACAAAAAGGCCCGACTGCGGATTCCCGCGTGCGTCTGGCGCTGAGCATGACCATCGATCGCCGCATTATGGCGGAGAAGGTGTTGGGAACCGGGGAAAAACCGGCCTGGCATTTTACACCGGACGTCACCGCCGGCTTTACGCCTGAACCGTCACCTTTTGAGCAGATGAGTCAGGAAGAGCTGAACGCGCAGGCGAAAACGCTGTTGCGAGCGGCGGGATACGGTCCGCAGAAGCCGCTTAACCTGACGCTGCTGTACAACACCTCCGAGAACCACCAGAAAATCGCCATCGCGGTGGCCTCGATGTGGAAGAAAAACTTAGGTGTGGATGTGAAGCTGCAAAACCAGGAGTGGAAAACCTACATCGACAGCCGCAACACCGGGAACTTCGATGTGATTCGTGCTTCCTGGGTGGGGGATTACAATGAACCTTCTACCTTCCTGTCGCTGTTGACCTCAACACACTCCGGCAATATTTCCCGTTTTAACGATCCGGCGTATGACAAAGTCATCACCCAGGCGACGATGGAAAATACCGATAAAGCGCGTAATGCCGATTACAATGCGGCGGAAAAAATCCTTATGGAGCAAGCGCCGATCGCACCAATTTATCAGTACACCAACGGGCGCTTAATCAAACCGTGGCTGAAAGGGTATCCGATCATGAACCCGGAAGACGTGGCCTACAGCCGGACCATGTATATCATTAAGCACTAA